In Cyprinus carpio isolate SPL01 chromosome A1, ASM1834038v1, whole genome shotgun sequence, the following proteins share a genomic window:
- the LOC109094992 gene encoding polymeric immunoglobulin receptor-like, which produces MDIECNDSSYEYIGVVLRCWFVVGVVSSIRVRGYSGGGVNITCRYDRKYTDNAKYFCRGQWKTTCSDLIRTDMKNENKWVDSGRFSLFDDTRAALFTVTFRDLSEQDSGMYWCGADISWGKESYTEVNLKVVTGEQISAVTGYSGGNIIINNKYEMLEENSLIEICEAGSYQCFTRIKTDRAAEWTHVGRFSVHDDRSARLLRVFIRELNENNSGEYKIIVKVSEDYSFFSEFKLDVKKADCCEKSISLSAAAGGSVNISCRYPQSHSADVKFVCRRSGSDLCAEETSVKESRRWSAEGQMQLYDDREQQLLTGIISHVTQQHSAEYWCGVQSDQGHKSFITRVLIGVTDVSETSSPSSSSSSAESPLQRMCVRN; this is translated from the exons ATGGACATTGAGTGTAACGACTCT TCTTATGAATACATTGGTGTTGTATTGAGATGCTGGTTTGTTGTAGGCGTGGTGAGCTCCATCAGAGTGAGAGGATATTCAGGAGGAGGAGTCAACATCACATGCAGATATGATAGAAAATATACAGACAATGCAAAGTATTTTTGTAGAGGACAGTGGAAAACAACGTGCTCTGACCTCATCAGGACTGATATGAAAAATGAGAACAAATGGGTTGATTCTGGAAGATTTTCTCTGTTTGATGACACAAGAGCAGCACTTTTCACTGTGACCTTCAGAGATCTGAGTGAACAGGATTCTGGGATGTACTGGTGTGGAGCTGATATCTCTTGGGGTAAAGAATCCTACACTGAAGTGAATCTGAAGGTTGTAACAG GTGAACAAATCAGTGCTGTGACGGGATATTCAGGAGGAAACatcattataaacaacaaatatgaGATGTTAGAAGAGAATTCTTTGATAGAGATTTGTGAAGCTGGATCATATCAATGTTTTACTCGAATAAAGACTGACAGAGCAGCAGAATGGACACATGTCGGCCGATTCTCCGTTCATGATGACAGATCTGCACGTCTCTTACGTGTGTTTATCAGGGAGCTGAATGAGAACAATTCTGGAGAATATAAGATTATAGTCAAAGTTTCTGAAGACTACAGTTTCTTCTCTGAGTTTAAGCTGGACGTTAAGAAGG CTGATTGTTGTGAGAAGAGCATCAGTCTCTCAGCTGCTGCAGGAGGATCTGTGAACATCAGCTGCAGATACCCACAATCCCACAGTGCTGATGTGAAGTTTGTCTGCAGGAGATCTGGATCTGATCTCTGTGCTGAAGAGACGTCTGTGAAGGAGAGCAGAAGATGGAGCGCTGAGGGACAGATGCAGCTGTATGATGACAGAGAGCAGCAGCTCCTGACGGGAATCATCAGTCATGTGACTCAACAACATTCAGCTGAATACTGGTGTGGAGTTCAGTCTGATCAAGGACACAAGAGCTTCATCACACGAGTCCTCATCGGAGTTACAG ATGTTTCAGAAACATCATCaccttcatcctcatcctcatcagcTGAATCTCCACTGCAGAGAATGTGTGTCAGAAACTGA